One stretch of Toxoplasma gondii ME49 chromosome XI, whole genome shotgun sequence DNA includes these proteins:
- a CDS encoding hypothetical protein (encoded by transcript TGME49_311860) — protein MSRPTAWPRSSFPLGAYCPATRCVQNLADSRRTAATASVYAEACSRALQAVMWKVVAVDLSCRPSRADGESVGGAVAVRREHGEKDPDSDLRASDTKAETTRSGYPEPTGLAGNAAAAPGDTLETQRVTKAWGETNTQEESCCGSSPSSEVGHAECEEAEEEPRSLREGRTADGGFGSSMKGSCIQGGEACVKFENPYRASTGTDAQRTQPFLAPGVYTAGEPWLSLGNPQQLLVPTGSLGELRRILFCPAKHESCAACSSGSVFEAIQQSPEDASATPEPPLDVAGSACSAAHVEATHGVRAGEKETGKQLFVPGDEKEWPKLTSSERASRQTDACRGNADTADAFQVLEASVAKLRQCGIPSQLLLLRFHPRMRPRKPREAPATASEESRAEGSPLSRESPESGCLTRGDVGGCMESETSRADEGEQDKQASLCVSSPASKEEGRDSAETTPLWLTLDELLLGTEAAVPEGEKVGTEREGEESERERGRRVLVSLLGQRAGTADGPERVVTFSVDRAMSRQFLSLQKSQRRAEAKKVSYWCACEADRWLALSACGTAFARVSWQATRRPRAGEETGDREGTRTPENSRCWEAENLLVKEVVLCVALVRIVDWKIAPFPLFSAGWPLLPKSSDAQNRDECGDLLTEMDRAAPRMQHNLGVKTAQDAPGTLPVPWVPVRVEEVDSESGVAASRGESLKSETEGHETLPSKCPTANPLESVSDKLPGTADFRGCPNVNLFLGAAVFPIFSLAKAGDASDGPCDPLSVILLSSPERVAQIKTNEMEEPLEAGKDPAAPTSPSPLESKGGELKTSNGAPWGVVCVESLHAHADSGTADGGKRDCCRGPRPPSAETGGWSLPSGVSASLPEADHSAVEKRGTSSAAEGDSSREPGAEASSSFQHVETEQPARSSTDEASDKGLDGEPLCASLVDSDIPGDQEEDRATCEATVEASGETLTGFGEAKRDDVAEQTGAFDVTTERETVLCVSPHGHRNDALRPPSSSSSSSNKSAFQPPDGAPAPLGVPSPFPGLARVFVPSLLSPASVSTVPSSGLTTAFSPSGAVPHIVSGHAGEAERVLAPVGHGLATGTEGWVREEPRGSESQLDSRRETSQNASEGVFSEEASDEKRRRRKKQNKKEDPGARKSKALRGRESVTDQRTAADASAEPGDPERESEPVDGRDRRISQAGVEADPQREEAQGAHAGEGKSGRTDDCALSSSLPGQPREQGPGQGGDERGGDASVRTQERETLQSVRRGDDSHSESSGVESPTPQFNLQPYPCTLGRDSPVVPVAALRQRGSLCVYPPPVVVGGSESEEEDFHFQQMYSTWQRQQLYWHQVFLQRVQGEQYHMHLRRASQIQYAAWWGRFYQHLQSNLPPSRPGSFFPLSAKEHMVPRDEAEGGERPNCGAKETSTDEAVRACQPSNGVTRNPLLGYTPPSPLPPECGLSWNAPNQVPLSTPTWQPQLLQDEPRGRGSADGSRIPADPGPCPSGDEDKDPKPADGDSAHAAGAGGSGSEEEQREDACSSREASRQEGDARDQDERRDPTPREGTEAARSRIQIEDAPVSGQSEESGGQEWIEGSSGSKRGERGERDANQSRLETPPEGVPSLPSASLSLLSSEQPVSHALSSATATVSGPSALNPGGFFAVPSPVNPFGPVTPGAPAGGPMSPFFWNGLMPHNPGTLPTDAGVFHRSPGSAFLAAAPWMYYTLPYMRNVGGLGAGPLFYPYSGPTPPQVTPGAGDPTQKGLSTLTGVGPNVPGLVTQPPAATPVFPIHSFLPQTYPLAAAGHLGFPGMQGFSPYFPGLVPGRGYPQGASGAPEAHAALGGAPGGVGAALPRPIVTSPAPGQVPPLAPAEGAAGLGQASFRPMVLRPLPYPGVVGPTTPQTWGPGGVGAPVAHPAAFVGSSGLPTAVGETSIGAQASAPRLGTDVSYDPGSSSPPSLSGPGIPNSFLQPLAPVALPRGLAPSVTPASRDERPNHLLFPVGTQVPAYAHPSVPAVPVGLPLSGAPVYSAATRALMWGVGVSPLGETSGGPPGAGTPPFTSPTMLGEAAFRVGVAGRGLGLPPPPSLPPAPRQELGFGLAGRRGDPQDLDGGVGTARDRARRLISSASSGRLRAAVELERKAKRGDELGRVETLSERGAPPSPSGSRVVDRHTRESPMLHAEGGMGATRCGTDDMLGWEVKGKAPRAGKLQVEGQKATLETVGREVAEPGAVTSPRDECKGRDGRRRAGTVHLAPSEASHPESDWDASQSVRSAGAGEVEAPARGRAWRFEASGSVGSPASFASPGRAWVEGTEGETGELKGEGFSPFARSRSSSCSLPSRGAPSESSRSRHSPSGGPSLCPETPGPGTLDIGRHPGEPSLPPSRCSCPSFPLLQASDSDTSKRELFTPTESLVVPDPLSRAPVSLAVSPRLSPRIGGRPHSGDDRRSCPCSACLSLNAAGRSNSRTKRREATHCPEEDGLQQPSAGETRAKDSRHPDRPGSSATGSSLSPRRLQNEPRASGGGPATASRQMETEDRSEWTTWSPRENGEKSRAPCYRCRCPGGVGDGSMALEACKKRASDAPFAAVCSSESAAGKGLGPQARVSRARLSPTTARLLRRGKRADLNLRAFHACSTPAANDSSEEATDDEHYGESRGRSRELEADRRRREVWRGSRPSPESDGDATNASRGRRDERERARRSASRQSGDEAGSESAVKTEGVMDGNGQSFDEKRTEAKAFEAQGNQETERVSSGDEEHGERMSDGAGLGQENGREEANGGERNRQMHKGNGDEGSESMSSGSSPCSSRTSSPERDAKEVRFSLDTLWQSFEDASVYGLEIPFLDANDNLSFVVYIPYLSALHLYPASGALDDPVLPGAHDLPLPTAAPEQEIPVSSLEGGRATASAAQGLSPSSQPRNGRPSAPSSAAGRAVWSPVLSAAGVSRSSSVSARDGIESLDRAAGRRQEAQGSERRGSASDDAKEGPPPLRIPVAARRSPAPWTPSTNSLGVEASTKKPSFKYMEVRLLYQRRPLFQQIERLLQGEEVMQSQQLNLLVAQCDELDQDLSWLCVYWQAVQRDFRMTPAPSYLVYYRLRATRDRATGLATLQRFATIPSRLDLPFYIHTSHRPLASSFADAGAPEGFRRDAAAADGDRGDTWARRRRRGDPRPAERDSGLRDASARAAAEFAEKVDKEIAKVTDWLRELRLNHPDFEHLKARGMGRSTTLMRRPGEL, from the coding sequence ATGTCGCGTCCGACGGCGTGGCCTCGATCATCTTTCCCGCTCGGCGCGTACTGCCCTGCTACCCGATGCGTCCAGAACCTCGCGGACAGTCGCCGCACCGCGGCGACCGCGTCCGTCTACGCTGAGGCATGCAGCCGGGCGCTCCAGGCTGTGATGTGGAAGGTTGTGGCCGTCGACCTTTCTTGTCGGCCTTCTCGTGCAGATGGTGAGTCGGTGGGGGGTGCGGTGGCCGTGCGTCGCGAACACGGCGAGAAAGACCCAGACAGCGACCTGCGAGCTTCGGAcacgaaggcggagacaaCTCGCTCGGGGTATCCGGAGCCCACGGGACTCGCCGGGAATGCCGCCGCGGCGCCGGGAGATACtttggagacgcagagagtgACAAAGGCGTGGGGGGAGACGAACACGCAAGAGGAGAGTTGTTGCGGATCGAGTCCTTCGAGCGAAGTAGGCCATGCGGaatgcgaagaagcagaggaagagccaAGATCGCTGAGGGAAGGGCGAACTGCTGACGGGGGCTTTGGGTCATCTATGAAAGGCAGCTGTATTCAGGGCGGCGAAGCATGCGTGAAGTTTGAAAATCCATACAGGGCGTCGACAGGGACAGATGCACAAAGGACGCAACCGTTTCTTGCTCCAGGTGTCTATACAGCTGGCGAGCCGTGGTTGTCGCTAGGGAACCCACAGCAGCTTCTCGTGCCTACAGGTAGTTTGGGAGAACTGCGGAGGATTCTGTTCTGTCCCGCGAAACACGAGTCTTGCGCAGCTTGCAGTAGCGGAAGCGTTTTTGAGGCGATCCAGCAAAGCCCAGAGGACGCCTCCGCGACGCCTGAACCTCCCCTCGACGTCGCTGGCTCTGCGTGCTCTGCGGCTCACGTAGAGGCGACCCACGGGGTTCGCGcgggcgagaaagaaacgggGAAGCAGCTCTTTGTTCCCGGCGATGAGAAGGAGTGGCCGAAGCTGACGAGCTCGGAACGCGCCTCACGGCAAACGGACGCATGCCGCGGCAATGCCGATACAGCAGACGCCTTCCAGGTGTTGGAGGCCAGTGTGGCGAAGCTGCGGCAGTGCGGCATTCCCTCtcagcttctccttcttcgtttccaccCTCGTATGCGACCTCGAAAGCCGCGGGAGGCGCCTGCAACTGCTTCTGAGGAGAGTCGAGCCGAGGGTTCGCCCCTTTCCAGGGAGTCCCCGGAGTCCGGGTGTTTGACGAGAGGCGATGTAGGGGGTTGTATGGAGTCAGAGACCTCGCGAGCCGACGAAGGGGAACAGGACAAGCAGgcctctctgtgcgtctcttcACCTGCGAGTAAGGAGGAGGGTAGagactctgcagagacaacgcCATTGTGGCTCACACTCGACGAGCTTCTGCTGGGAACCGAGGCGGCGGTcccagaaggcgagaaggtggggacggagagagagggagaagagtcGGAGCgcgaaagagggagacgcgtCCTCGTTTCGTTGCTCGGACAACGCGCAGGCACCGCCGACGGCCCAGAGCGTGTAGTCACCTTCTCAGTGGATCGCGCGATGTCTCGGCAGTTCCTCAGCCTCCAGAAGAGTCAACGGAGAGCCGAGGCAAAGAAGGTTTCGTATTGGTGCGCGTGCGAGGCGGATCGGTGGCTCGCCCTGAGTGCATGCGGGACGGCCTTCGCGAGGGTCTCCTGGCAGGCCACGCGCCGCCCGCGGGCCGGCGAGGAaacgggagacagggaggggACAAGGACCCCTGAGAACTCGCGCTGttgggaagcagagaacctGCTTGTGAAGGAAGTTGTCTTGTGCGTCGCCCTCGTTCGGATTGTGGACTGGAAAATCGcgcctttccctctcttttctgccggGTGGCCGCTGCTCCCCAAGTCGAGTGACGCACAGAACCGCGATGAATGCGGCGACCTTCTGACGGAAATGGACAGAGCGGCACCCAGGATGCAACACAACCTAGGGGTGAAGACAGCCCAGGACGCACCGGGAACGCTCCCGGTGCCCTGGGTGCCCGTCCGGGTCGAGGAGGTCGACTCGGAGAGCGGGGTAGCTGCGTCTCGCGGAGAATCTCTCAAGTCTGAGACAGAAGGCCACGAGACGCTGCCGAGCAAGTGTCCGACGGCAAATCCGCTTGAATCTGTGAGCGACAAGTTGCCGGGGACTGCCGATTTCCGAGGTTGTCCCAATGTCAATTTGTTTCTAGGGGCGGCGGTCTTCCCCATCTTCTCATTGGCGAAGGCGGGAGACGCGTCCGACGGTCCCTGCGACCCCCTTTCTGTCATCTTGCTGTCGTCCCCAGAGAGAGTCGCTCAGATCAAGACAAATGAGATGGAGGAGCCTCTCGAAGCTGGCAAAGATCCCGCGGCTCCcacgtctccttctcccctggAAAGCAAAGGCGGAGAGCTCAAGACTTCGAATGGAGCACCCTGGGGTGTTGTCTGTGTCgaatctctgcatgcacacgcTGACTCAGGAACTGCAGACGGAGGCAAGAGAGACTGTTGCCGAGGTCCGCGACCCCCATCGGCGGAAACCGGAGGGTGGTCGCTCCCTTCAGGTGTGTCGGCGTCACTTCCAGAAGCGGACCACAGCGCCGTAGAGAAGCGGGGAACTAGCTCGGCAGCGGAAGGCGACTCCAGTAGGGAGCCGGGAGCAGAAGCGAGCTCGAGTTTCCAGCacgtggagacagagcagcCGGCGCGATCGTCGACGGACGAAGCAAGTGATAAAGGACTAGACGGCGAGCCTCTCTGTGCTTCGTTGGTGGATTCGGATATTCCTGGCgaccaggaagaagacagagcgaCATGTGAGGCGACAGTGGAGGCGAGCGGAGAGACACTGACGGGATTtggcgaggcgaagagagatgATGTAGCCGAGCAAACAGGCGCATTTGACGTGACaacggaaagagagacagtccTGTGTGTCTCGCCTCATGGGCACCGGAACGACGCGCTTcgacctccttcttcttcttcttcttcttctaaCAAGTCTGCTTTCCAGCCACCAGATGGTGCGCCGGCGCCGCTGGGCGTCCCTAGTCCGTTTCCTGGTCTGGCGCGCGTCTTCGTTCCCTCTTTGttgtctcctgcctctgtTTCTACGGTGCCTTCTTCGGGGTTGACCACGGCCTTTTCCCCCTCGGGCGCTGTGCCGCACATCGTCTCCGGTCATGCAGGTGAGGCCGAGCGCGTCCTGGCGCCTGTCGGCCACGGGCTCGCGACCGGGACAGAGGGATGGGTGCGCGAGGAGCCCCGAGGAAGCGAGTCTCAACTCGATTCCAGAAGAGAAACTTCCCAGAACGCGAGTGAGGGCGTGTTTTCCGAGGAAGCCTCCGACGAGAAGCGTaggcggaggaagaagcagaacaagaaagaggacCCCGGAGCGCGGAAAAGCAAGGCGCTACggggcagagagagcgtGACCGACCAGAGGACGGCAGCAGACGCGAGTGCCGAGCCTGGAGATCCTGAGAGAGAGTCCGAGCCGGTCGACGGGAGGGACCGACGAATATCACAGGCGGGCGTGGAAGCCGACCCCcagcgagaggaggcgcaaggagcgcatgcaggtgaAGGAAAGAGCGGGAGGACCGATGACTGCgcactttcttcctcgttgccAGGACAGCCCCGGGAACAGGGACCCGGACAGGGAGGCGACGAGCGGGGCGGCGACGCCAGTGTCAGAAcgcaagaaagagagacgcttcAGTCTGTGCGCAGAGGTGACGACAGTCACTCCGAGTCGAGCGGAGTCGAGTCGCCGACCCCCCAGTTCAATCTCCAGCCTTATCCGTGCACACTCGGCCGAGACAGCCCGGTCGTCCCCGTGGCGGCACTGCGGCAGCGAGGCTCCCTGTGCGTGTACCCGCCCCCTGTCGTCGTGGGAGGtagcgagagcgaagaagaggacttCCATTTTCAACAAATGTACTCGACAtggcagcgacagcagctCTACTGGCACCAAGTCTTTCTGCAGCGGGTTCAGGGAGAACAGTACCACATGCACCTGCGCCGGGCCTCTCAAATTCAGTACGCGGCATGGTGGGGGCGGTTCTACCAGCACTTGCAGAGCAACCTACCCCCCTCGCGCCCAggctccttcttccctctctctgcgaagGAACACATGGTGCCCCGCGACGAGGCTGAGGGCGGCGAGCGCCCGAACTGTGGCGCAAAAGAGACTTCGACGGACGAAGCCGTGCGAGCGTGTCAACCTTCAAACGGCGTGACCAGAAACCCCCTTTTGGGCTACACTCCACCTTCGCCGCTGCCGCCGGAATGCGGCCTTTCCTGGAATGCGCCGAATCAGGTCCCTCTCTCCACGCCGACCTGGCAACCGCAGCTCCTCCAGGACGAGCCACGCGGGCGCGGATCCGCCGACGGGTCTCGTATCCCCGCGGACCCTGGTCCCTGTCCCTCTGGGGATGAGGACAAAGACCCGAAACCcgccgacggagacagcgcacACGCAGCAGGTGCAGGGGGCTCAGGGTCCGAGGAGGAGCAGCGtgaggacgcatgcagcagcagagaggcgagccGGCAGGAGGGCGACGCCCGAGACCAAGACGAACGGAGGGACCCGACTCCGAGGGAAGGGACGGAGGCGGCGAGATCGAGGATCCAGATTGAGGACGCACCGGTGAGTGGtcagagcgaagaaagtggaggtCAGGAATGGATTGAGGGCTCTTCAGGCTCGAAACGAGGCGAACGCGGTGAACGGGACGCGAATCAGAGTCGCCTAGAGACACCCCCGGAGGGGGTGCCGTCGTTGCCTTCAgcttcgctgtcgcttctctcatCCGAGCAGCCTGTCTCCCACGCCCTGTCTTCGGCGACCGCGACTGTGTCGGGGCCGTCAGCCCTCAACCCCGGCGGATTCTTCGCCGTGCCTTCACCCGTCAATCCCTTCGGGCCCGTGACCCCCGGCGCCCCCGCCGGTGGGCCTATGAGCCCTTTCTTTTGGAACGGGCTCATGCCCCACAACCCCGGGACTCTGCCGACTGATGCCGGCGTCTTCCACCGAAGCCCAGGCTCGGCGTTTCTCGCCGCCGCGCCATGGATGTATTACACCCTGCCCTACATGCGAAACGTCGGCGGGCTCGGGGCGGGCCCGCTCTTCTATCCCTATTCAGGCCCCACGCCTCCACAGGTGACTCCGGGGGCCGGAGACCCCACACAAAAAGGCCTCTCGACGCTCACCGGTGTGGGCCCGAACGTGCCAGGCCTGGTCACGCAGCCCCCGGCCGCGACGCCTGTGTTTCCCATTcattcgtttcttcctcagacCTATCCACTGGCGGCTGCAGGGCATCTCGGGTTCCCAGGCATGCAGGGATTCTCGCCCTACTTCCCTGGACTCGTGCCCGGGCGGGGCTACCCGCAAGGGGCATCTGGAGCGCCCGAGGCTCACGCGGCCCTTGGTGGCGCGCCTGGAGGCGTAGGCGCCGCCCTACCGAGGCCCATAGTCACGTCACCCGCTCCGGGGCAGGTGCCTCCGCTCGCGCCCGCCGAGGGCGCCGCGGGCTTGGGCCAGGCCTCCTTTCGCCCCATGGTTCTGCGACCCCTGCCGTACCCCGGCGTTGTCGGGCCGACAACTCCGCAGACATGGGGGCCAGGGGGAGTCGGCGCCCCAGTCGCCCACCCGGCAGCCTTCGTGGGGTCTTCAGGGCTCCCGACTGCGGTCGGAGAGACCAGCATTGGGGCCCAAGCGTCTGCGCCGCGTTTGGGGACGGATGTGAGCTACGATCCAGGATCTTCATCCCCGCCGTCGCTGAGCGGCCCAGGGATCCCCAACAGTTTCCTGCAGCCCTTAGCACCCGTCGCGCTCCCAAGGGGCCTCGCACCGTCTGTGACTCCGGCGAGTCGGGACGAACGGCCGAACCATTTGCTCTTTCCAGTCGGGACCCAGGTCCCTGCCTATGCTCACCCCTCCGTGCCGGCGGTGCCTGTAGGCCTGCCTCTGTCTGGGGCCCCAGTTTACTCTGCAGCCACTCGTGCCCTCATGTGGGGCGTCGGCGTGTCTCCCCTAGGCGAGACATCGGGAGGCCCACCTGGTGCGGGAACCCCTCCGTTCACATCTCCCACGATGCTGGGTGAGGCTGCTTTTCGTGTCGGAGTCGCCGGAAGAGGCCTCGGCTTGCCTCCACCTCCGAGCTTGCCACCGGCCCCCAGACAGGAGCTGGGCTTTGGACTCGCGGGGCGGCGCGGAGACCCCCAGGACCTTGACGGAGGTGTGGGAACTGCTCGCGACCGTGCGCGTCGTCTCATTTCGTCTGCATCTTCCGGGCGACTGCGAGCGGCCGTGGAGCTGGAACggaaagcaaagagaggcgacgagctAGGGAGGGTGGAGACGCTCTCAGAGAGAGGGGCGCCGCCCTCTCCAAGCGGCTCCCGCGTGgtagacagacacacgcggGAGTCTCCgatgttgcatgcagagggtgGCATGGGGGCAACGCGGTGTGGTACGGACGATATGTTAGGCTGGGAGGTGAAAGGCAAGGCGCCGCGAGCGGGGAAACTCCAAGTCGAGGGGCAGAAAGCAACTTTGGAGACAGTGGGACGGGAAGTAGCCGAACCAGGTGCCGTCACAAGCCCTCGGGACGAAtgcaaagggagagacgggCGCCGTCGTGCGGGGACAGTGCATCTGGCGCCTTCAGAGGCTTCTCATCCCGAGAGCGACTGGGATGCCTCTCAGTCTGTCCGCAGCGCAGGTGCTGGCGAAGTAGAGGCACCGGCCCGCGGCAGGGCGTGGAGATTCGAAGCGTCGGGGTCTGTGGGGTCGCCGGCCTCTTTTGCATCCCCTGGTCGGGCGTGGGTGGAAGGGacagaaggggagacaggggagTTGAAAGGCGAAGGCTTTTCGCCCTTCGCTCGGagccgctcttcctcgtgtTCGCTTCCGTCTCGCGGCGCGCCGTCGGAGTCGTCTCGTTCTCGTCACTCTCCCAGCGGTGGGCCCTCTCTGTGCCCCGAGACGCCTGGTCCGGGGACTCTGGACATAGGGCGACATCCCGGCGAgccttctctgccgccgTCGAGGTGCTCCTGTCCCTCGTTCCCGCTGTTGCAGGCCTCTGACAGCGACACAAGCAAACGCGAGTTGTTCACGCCGACGGAGAGCCTCGTGGTTCCCGATCCGCTTTCGCGGgctcctgtgtctctggcagtgtctcctcgcctgtcgCCTCGAATCGGAGGCAGACCCCACAGTGGCGACGACCGCCGGAGCTGTCCCTGTTcggcgtgtctctctttgaaTGCCGCTGGGCGCTCAAActcgaggacgaagagaagagaagcgacgcacTGCCCCGAGGAAGATGGCCTCCAGCAACCTTCAGCTGGGGAGACACGCGCCAAAGACAGCCGACACCCAGATAGGCCCGGGAGCTCTGCGACCGggtcgtcgctctcgcccaGGCGACTTCAGAACGAGCCGCGGGCCTCCGGGGGCGGACCTGCAACGGCATCGCgacagatggagacagaggatcGGTCAGAGTGGACTACTTGGTCGCCCcgagagaacggcgaaaaGTCGCGCGCCCCGTGCTACCGGTGTCGATGCCCTGGTGGCGTTGGCGACGGAAGCATGGCACTTGAGGCTTGTAAGAAACGCGCGTCCGACGCCCCTTTCGCTGCTGTCTGTTCCTCAGAGTCTGCGGCGGGAAAAGGCCTGGGACCCCAAGCCCGGGTGAGTCGCGCGCGGCTCTCGCCCACCACGGCGCGTCTGCTGCGAAGAGGCAAGAGGGCAGATCTGAACCTGCGGGCCTTCCACGCTTGCTCGACTCCTGCGGCGAATGACTCGTCAGAAGAAGCGACCGACGACGAGCACTATGGCGAGAGCCGCGGACGATCGAGAGAGCTGGAGGcggacagacggagacgcgaggtGTGGAGAGGTTCGCGGCCGAGcccagagagcgacggggaTGCAACGAATGCCTCGAGAGGGCGCAGGGACGAACGGGAGcgggcgaggagaagcgcgagccGGCAAAGCGGAGACGAGGCTGGCAGCGAAAGCGCTGTGAAGACTGAAGGGGTCATGGATGGAAACGGACAGTCGttcgacgagaagagaacggaggcgaaggcgtTCGAGGCTCAGGGGAACCAGGAGACCGAGCGCGTCTCcagcggcgacgaggagCACGGGGAGCGCATGTCCGATGGCGCAGGATTGGGACAGGAaaatggaagagaagaggcgaatgGAGGTGAGAGAAACCGGCAGATGCACAAGGGCAACGGAGATGAGGGTTCAGAGTCTATGAGTTCCGGGTCTTCTCCGTGTTCCTCTCGCACCTCGAGTCCCGAacgagacgcgaaagaagtGAGGTTTTCCCTCGACACTCTCTGGCAGTCTTTTGAAGACGCAAGCGTGTACGGCCTTGAGATTCCGTTTCTGGATGCAAATGACAATTTGTCCTTTGTCGTCTACATTCCGTATCTCTCTGCGTTGCATCTGTACCCGGCGTCGGGTGCCCTCGACGACCCCGTCCTCCCTGGCGCCCACGACCTTCCGCTGCCCACAGCGGCTCCGGAGCAGGAGAtacctgtctcctcgctcgagGGCGGCCGTGCGACGGCGAGTGCCGCTCAGGGCCTCTCCCCCTCCTCGCAGCCCCGGAACGGGCGTCCGAGTGCCCCCTCGAGCGCTGCAGGGCGCGCGGTCTGGTCGCCTGTCCTGAGTGCGGCGGGAGTGTCTCGGTCTTCAAGTGTCTCCGCGCGAGACGGGATCGAGAGCCTGGACAGGGCCGCAGGAAGGAGGCAGGAGGCGCAGGGGTCCGAAAGGCGCGGCAGCGCGAGCGACGACGCGAAGGAAGGTCCGCCGCCGCTTAGGATCCCTGTGGCAGCGCGACGAAGCCCGGCGCCGTGGACGCCGTCCACGAACTCTCTGGGCGTCGAGGCGTCTACAAAGAAACCCAGCTTCAAGTACATGGAGGTGCGTCTTCTGTACCAGCGGCGGCCGCTCTTCCAACAAATCGAGAGACTTCTCCAGGGCGAAGAAGTCATGCAGAGTCAACAGCTCAACCTTCTTGTCGCCCAGTGTGACGAACTCGACCAAGACCTCTCATG